CAGGTTTAATTTCTTTAGGTATGGCAGGTTATACTCGCCACTCTCTTCGTCGAGGAGGTGCGTACCGCATAAGTCGGCCTCACCCCTACCAACAGCTAAGAGACCTCCTAAAGACCCGGCATTGATTAGCTTGTAGTTAGGTTCTTTAGTCGCCAACCTAATCAACTCATCAATTACGTAGTCGTGACTACCTATGAAGACTAGTTCAGGAGCTTTCCAGAACCTCCTAAACAATTTAACAACTACTTCACTACCTTCATTAACGACTAGCGTGTCTTCAGGTACCTCAATAAATCCGTCTGTGTAAGTCAAGACTCTGATAGACCCGGATGGACTCAACACAGGGTAAGCTGCTAAGACATTCCCCCTCATCACGAGAGCAACCGGGACTAAAGCCGCCCTCCCCCTAACACCCAAGACTCTCTGAAGAACGACAGCCCTGACTTCAGGCCCGCCCCAGTAACTCGCTGGAAGTCCGGCAAGCCTGGAAATCACTGGAGCCACTACAGACCTGAAGATCATCGCAGAAGATAGGGGGAAGCCCGGAAGACCAAACACTAGCTTACCACCAATTACAGCAACTATAGTAGGCTTCCCCGGCTTAACTTTCAGCCCGTGAATAATGATTCCCGGCTTGCCGAGACTCTCAACGACTCTGTAAGTGAGGTCTTCAGCCCCTGCTGAAGTCCCTCCAGCCGTGATCACTACGTCGTTCTCGCCGAGAGCTTTCTTGAGAGCACTTTCTAGAACTCTCTCGTCGTCTGGCACTATACCGTAAAACCTGGGCACAGCACCTAATTCAAGCAACGACGAAGCAACGTAGTGTGACGTAACCTCAAATATCTTGTAGTCTTGGAGGACTCCCTCCTCAACATCTACTAACTCAGAACCTACTGAAACAATCCCTACTCTAGGCTTAACGAAAACGTTAACTTTACTTACGCCTGCCGCTGCTAGAGTAGCTAGCTCGGCAGGACCTAATAAAGTCCCTCTACGAAGCACTAACTCCCCCCTCATCACGTCAGAGCCTGCCCTAGCCACATTATCTCCCGGAACTACTGAGGTGTAGACGTAAACGTAATCATCAACTCTCTTACT
This DNA window, taken from Zestosphaera sp., encodes the following:
- a CDS encoding molybdopterin biosynthesis protein, with the protein product MRKIFHELRRLDEVLSIISSYVRLEPLGVELVSLREGLGRVLAEDVYAVYDYPPFDRSEVDGYAVNSVSLVGVEEDSPARLRLKGSVKIGDRPSIEVGVGEAAEIDTGAAIPRGADSVVMVEYSKRVDDYVYVYTSVVPGDNVARAGSDVMRGELVLRRGTLLGPAELATLAAAGVSKVNVFVKPRVGIVSVGSELVDVEEGVLQDYKIFEVTSHYVASSLLELGAVPRFYGIVPDDERVLESALKKALGENDVVITAGGTSAGAEDLTYRVVESLGKPGIIIHGLKVKPGKPTIVAVIGGKLVFGLPGFPLSSAMIFRSVVAPVISRLAGLPASYWGGPEVRAVVLQRVLGVRGRAALVPVALVMRGNVLAAYPVLSPSGSIRVLTYTDGFIEVPEDTLVVNEGSEVVVKLFRRFWKAPELVFIGSHDYVIDELIRLATKEPNYKLINAGSLGGLLAVGRGEADLCGTHLLDEESGEYNLPYLKKLNLASQAVLVGGWVREIGFLLPRNNPKNIRSFKDLFREDVVFINRNRGSGTRTLIDINLRAAARELGINPDEIPRIVRGYLNEAKTHNGVAVTVLQGRADVGVGVRHAAEMYGLEFIKIGDEIYDLVIRKDSMNKEPVRKILEILSSEKINEVLSNYAGYKTYSNTGRIITE